A region of Myxococcus stipitatus DSM 14675 DNA encodes the following proteins:
- a CDS encoding RICIN domain-containing protein produces the protein MKHTFAAQTALALTLLSSSAPAFEIRNRNNDKCLDVYAYLDHNGARTASWECWGGPNQQWYWNGEEIRSVMNDKCLDIFGSNTNDGAQVTIWECNGGDNQRWYWDGNMLRSRLNGKCLEIYGFSNNNGALINTWDCSDGLNQQWYLR, from the coding sequence TTGAAACACACGTTCGCAGCACAGACGGCCCTCGCGCTCACCCTCCTCTCGTCGTCGGCGCCTGCCTTTGAAATCAGGAACAGGAACAACGACAAGTGCCTGGACGTCTACGCCTACCTCGACCACAACGGCGCGCGCACCGCCTCGTGGGAGTGTTGGGGAGGGCCCAACCAGCAGTGGTACTGGAATGGCGAGGAGATCCGCAGCGTCATGAACGACAAGTGCCTGGACATCTTCGGCAGCAACACCAACGACGGCGCGCAGGTCACCATCTGGGAGTGCAACGGGGGCGACAACCAGCGCTGGTACTGGGACGGCAACATGCTGCGCAGCAGGCTCAACGGGAAGTGCCTGGAGATCTACGGCTTCAGCAACAACAACGGAGCGTTGATCAACACCTGGGACTGCTCGGACGGTCTCAACCAGCAGTGGTACCTGCGCTGA
- a CDS encoding type I polyketide synthase, with product MTTDSTPRISDLPPLKLALLARKVESKLALALSEPIAIVGMGLRFPGGADSPESFWELLREGRDAIAPIPASRWDVDAYYDPTPGTPGKMYTRHGAFIRGVEDFDPQFFGISPREAARMDPHQRLLLEVTWEALERAGLSATDLKGSSTGVFVGMMNEDFSHLMTDATQIDLHTASGSGLSVAAGRLAYSLGLQGPTMAVDAACSSSLVTVHLACQSLRTRECDLALAGGISLILSPLTSVVNCAMRMLSVKGRCSTFDATADGFVRGEGCGMLVLKRLSDAVADRDPILALLRGSATNHSGQSSGLTVPNGNALAKVMRAALQMGGVEPEQVGYMEAHGTGTAIGDPIEMEALGRVFGPSHSKEEPLVVGSVKTNIGHTEGAAGVAGIIKVVLAMQHEEIPAHLNLETPNPNIRWEALPVVVPKERRRWARGAKRRIAGVTAFGFNGTNAHVLIEEAPLVPEAQAQADASPRLLVLSARTAPALQELAGRYVEHFSSPRAFPEVCFTANTGRVAAPHRVAVVARSVVEARERLAGFVRGETPPGVWAGSGRQRPRIAFLFGGGERDGAAWGRRLFESEPVFREAVLRCEAALGRPFASEFFRARGAGTRPPGPSLALPGRFAVRCGLVHLWRAWGVAPATVMGLGEGELAAACAAGVLSWEDGVQLAATLGEQLERASPGAELTLERPEHLADVLQRAPEVCLLGLDDEGNGVLSGARAAIEAVQAELLQRGSRAELRDTSHAITPAVWASAREALTAAARSKTHERPRVPWLSSLTGRSVEAPGPEHWRGPVGTPSQWVAAWRALAASHGIGASLDLGPGAGWRALGRRVEPSGERSGFSGLPSPDDDRTGLLASLAGLVAQGADIAWPEFYRGESHDKVVLPTSCFQRSRYWFEQPAVTSAPNPDVFSSLKEENVEALAGQLDLIDQLTDEQVEALLGGQKQGG from the coding sequence ATGACGACGGACTCCACCCCCCGCATCAGCGACCTGCCGCCGCTCAAGCTGGCGCTGCTCGCGCGCAAGGTCGAATCGAAGCTGGCGCTGGCGTTGAGCGAGCCCATCGCCATCGTGGGCATGGGCTTGCGCTTCCCGGGAGGCGCGGACTCGCCGGAGTCCTTCTGGGAGCTCTTGCGCGAAGGGCGGGACGCGATTGCGCCCATCCCCGCCTCCCGCTGGGACGTCGACGCCTACTACGACCCGACCCCGGGGACACCGGGGAAGATGTACACGCGGCATGGCGCCTTCATCCGCGGGGTGGAGGACTTCGACCCGCAGTTCTTCGGCATCTCTCCTCGCGAAGCGGCGCGGATGGACCCGCACCAGCGGCTGCTCCTGGAGGTCACCTGGGAGGCGCTGGAGCGCGCGGGCCTCTCGGCGACGGACCTCAAGGGCAGCTCGACCGGTGTCTTCGTCGGGATGATGAACGAGGACTTCTCGCACCTGATGACGGACGCGACGCAGATCGACCTGCACACCGCCTCGGGCTCGGGGTTGAGCGTCGCGGCCGGGCGACTGGCGTACAGCCTGGGGTTGCAGGGGCCGACGATGGCGGTGGACGCGGCGTGCTCGTCGTCGCTCGTCACCGTGCACCTGGCCTGTCAGAGCCTGCGGACGCGCGAGTGTGACCTCGCGCTGGCGGGAGGCATCAGCCTCATCCTGTCGCCGCTGACATCCGTGGTGAACTGCGCGATGCGCATGCTGTCGGTGAAGGGGCGCTGCAGCACGTTCGACGCGACGGCGGATGGCTTCGTGCGCGGCGAGGGTTGCGGGATGCTGGTGCTCAAGCGCCTGTCGGACGCCGTCGCCGACCGCGACCCGATTCTCGCGCTGCTGCGGGGCTCGGCGACGAATCACAGCGGCCAGTCGAGCGGGCTCACCGTACCCAACGGCAACGCGCTGGCGAAGGTGATGCGCGCCGCCCTCCAGATGGGAGGCGTGGAGCCCGAGCAGGTGGGCTACATGGAGGCCCACGGCACGGGGACGGCCATCGGAGACCCCATCGAGATGGAGGCGCTGGGCCGGGTCTTCGGGCCCTCGCACTCGAAGGAGGAGCCGCTGGTCGTGGGCTCCGTGAAGACGAACATCGGCCACACCGAGGGCGCGGCGGGGGTCGCGGGCATCATCAAGGTCGTGCTCGCGATGCAGCACGAGGAGATTCCCGCGCACCTGAACCTGGAGACGCCCAATCCCAACATCCGCTGGGAGGCGCTGCCCGTCGTCGTTCCGAAGGAGCGCCGGCGCTGGGCACGAGGCGCGAAGCGGCGCATCGCGGGGGTGACCGCGTTCGGCTTCAACGGGACGAACGCACACGTCCTCATCGAGGAGGCGCCGCTCGTACCGGAGGCCCAGGCACAGGCCGACGCTTCTCCTCGGCTCTTGGTGCTCTCGGCGCGGACCGCGCCCGCGCTCCAGGAGTTGGCGGGACGGTACGTGGAGCACTTCTCGTCGCCTCGCGCCTTTCCGGAGGTCTGCTTCACGGCGAACACGGGCCGGGTGGCGGCGCCTCACCGCGTCGCGGTGGTGGCCAGGAGCGTCGTCGAGGCACGAGAGCGGCTCGCGGGCTTCGTGCGTGGCGAGACACCGCCGGGGGTCTGGGCGGGCTCCGGGAGGCAGCGTCCTCGCATCGCCTTCCTGTTCGGAGGTGGGGAGCGGGACGGCGCCGCGTGGGGGCGGAGGCTCTTCGAGTCCGAGCCTGTCTTCCGGGAAGCCGTCCTGCGCTGTGAGGCCGCGCTGGGCCGCCCCTTCGCCTCGGAGTTCTTCCGGGCGCGAGGCGCGGGGACGCGTCCTCCGGGTCCAAGCCTCGCGCTCCCAGGGCGCTTCGCCGTGCGCTGTGGCCTGGTGCACCTGTGGAGGGCCTGGGGGGTCGCACCCGCGACGGTGATGGGGCTCGGTGAGGGCGAGCTCGCGGCGGCCTGTGCGGCGGGAGTGCTCTCCTGGGAGGACGGAGTGCAGCTCGCGGCGACGCTGGGCGAGCAGCTCGAGCGTGCATCGCCAGGCGCGGAGCTGACCCTCGAGCGGCCCGAGCACCTCGCGGACGTCCTCCAGCGCGCTCCCGAGGTGTGCCTGCTGGGCTTGGATGATGAGGGGAACGGAGTCCTGTCCGGAGCGCGGGCCGCCATCGAGGCGGTGCAGGCGGAGCTGCTCCAGCGAGGCAGCCGCGCCGAGCTGCGAGACACCTCGCACGCCATCACTCCGGCGGTCTGGGCCTCCGCACGAGAAGCCCTGACGGCGGCGGCGCGCTCCAAGACCCACGAGCGGCCCCGGGTCCCGTGGCTGTCGTCGCTCACGGGGAGGAGCGTGGAGGCCCCGGGGCCGGAGCACTGGCGTGGCCCCGTGGGAACACCCTCGCAGTGGGTGGCCGCGTGGAGGGCCCTGGCCGCGAGCCATGGCATCGGCGCATCCCTGGACCTGGGCCCGGGAGCGGGCTGGCGGGCCCTGGGGCGGCGCGTGGAGCCCTCGGGCGAGCGGAGCGGGTTCTCCGGCCTGCCATCTCCTGACGACGACAGGACGGGGCTCCTGGCGAGCCTGGCGGGGCTCGTGGCCCAGGGGGCCGACATCGCGTGGCCGGAGTTCTACCGGGGCGAGTCCCACGACAAGGTGGTGCTCCCGACGAGCTGCTTCCAGCGCAGCCGCTACTGGTTCGAGCAGCCCGCCGTGACGTCCGCGCCGAATCCCGACGTGTTCTCCTCGCTGAAGGAGGAGAACGTCGAGGCGCTGGCGGGGCAGCTCGACCTGATCGACCAGCTCACCGACGAGCAGGTCGAGGCGCTGCTCGGAGGCCAGAAGCAGGGAGGCTGA
- a CDS encoding phage tail protein, whose protein sequence is MPAQYPVPVFHFTVEWGGSRVGFSEVGGLTQENQAIEYRDGSFLEYSSIKMPGLRKFSNVTLKRGIVKGDNQFFKWLSTVKLNTVERRNLIISLLNEEHQPVMVWKVMNAFPVKVEGPALKASGNEVAIESIELAHEGLELQSE, encoded by the coding sequence ATGCCAGCCCAATATCCAGTCCCTGTCTTTCATTTCACCGTCGAATGGGGTGGGAGCCGCGTCGGCTTCTCCGAGGTCGGCGGTCTCACGCAGGAGAACCAGGCCATCGAGTACCGGGACGGCTCGTTCCTCGAGTACTCGTCCATCAAGATGCCCGGGCTCCGCAAGTTCTCCAACGTGACGCTCAAGCGCGGCATCGTCAAGGGAGACAACCAGTTCTTCAAGTGGCTGAGCACCGTGAAGCTCAACACGGTGGAGCGCCGCAACCTCATCATCAGCCTGCTCAACGAGGAGCACCAGCCGGTGATGGTGTGGAAGGTGATGAATGCCTTCCCGGTGAAGGTGGAAGGGCCCGCGCTCAAGGCCTCCGGCAACGAGGTCGCCATCGAGTCCATCGAGCTGGCTCACGAGGGCCTCGAGCTCCAGAGCGAGTAA
- a CDS encoding phage tail protein — MPNYYPPVGFHFQVEILGLPRDDNDLRFTEVSGLSLELGTEEVAEGGENRFIQKYPTRTKYPELVLKRGLLVSSKVLGWIRQCMEDYRIEPKNIDVKLLNEEHQPLLTWHVVGAYPTKWSVSDLNSTNNAVVIETLQLFYQSFRLDRS; from the coding sequence ATGCCCAACTACTATCCGCCCGTCGGCTTCCACTTCCAGGTCGAGATTCTCGGCCTGCCCCGGGACGACAACGACTTGCGCTTCACCGAGGTGAGCGGTCTGTCTCTCGAGCTGGGGACCGAAGAGGTCGCCGAGGGCGGAGAGAACCGCTTCATCCAGAAGTACCCCACGCGGACGAAGTACCCGGAGCTGGTGCTCAAGCGCGGTCTGCTCGTGAGCTCGAAGGTGCTGGGGTGGATCCGGCAGTGCATGGAGGACTACCGGATTGAGCCCAAGAACATCGACGTGAAGCTCCTCAACGAGGAGCACCAGCCCCTCCTCACCTGGCACGTGGTGGGCGCCTACCCGACGAAGTGGTCGGTGAGCGACCTCAACTCCACCAACAACGCGGTGGTCATCGAGACCCTGCAGCTCTTCTACCAGTCCTTCCGCCTCGACAGGTCCTAG
- a CDS encoding DUF4255 domain-containing protein: protein MLDIALKFLAQELNAYLLTRTGSDFGKAEMTRLVDDTGKYVLKEDQLGVSLIHLEEERILKSQMPETRLTGGKHVVLEPPLKLNLHILYAARFTHYDQALRYLAHVLTFFQAHSSFTPEAYPGLDGRIEKLTAELQSLSYEQVNQVWAFIGGKQLPSAIYKVRMVLLQDTAQTSIQQPLTQLDTNLHFR from the coding sequence ATGCTGGACATCGCGCTCAAGTTCCTGGCTCAGGAACTCAATGCCTATCTGCTCACCCGAACCGGCTCGGACTTCGGCAAGGCGGAGATGACGCGGCTGGTGGATGACACGGGCAAGTACGTCCTCAAGGAGGACCAGCTCGGTGTCTCCCTCATCCATCTGGAAGAGGAGCGCATCCTCAAATCCCAGATGCCCGAGACACGGCTCACCGGAGGCAAGCATGTGGTCCTGGAGCCACCGCTCAAGCTCAACCTCCACATCCTCTATGCGGCCCGGTTCACGCATTACGACCAGGCGCTGCGCTATCTCGCCCACGTCCTCACGTTCTTCCAGGCGCACTCATCCTTCACCCCCGAGGCGTATCCCGGGCTGGATGGACGCATCGAGAAGCTGACCGCCGAGCTGCAGTCGCTCAGCTACGAGCAGGTCAACCAGGTCTGGGCCTTCATCGGAGGCAAGCAGCTGCCCTCCGCCATCTACAAGGTCCGGATGGTGCTCCTGCAGGACACCGCGCAGACGTCCATCCAACAGCCGCTCACGCAGCTCGACACCAACCTCCACTTCCGATGA
- the vgrG gene encoding type VI secretion system tip protein VgrG: MPEERSLPIPAGHREFTVKVNGEVAPREHQLLSVSITRQVNRLPSARLSYLDGSAASSDFPVSNGDLFVPGSEIEVLAGTGDDLVSLFKGVVVRQALKVRERSAPQLQVDCRHKAQKLTVGRKSAYYFDQPDSDVLSSLLSRAGVAADVEDTSVTHKQLVQFNATDWDFLLARAEANGKLVLTDGDRVVVKAPDFGGSPACTLHFGATILELDAEMDARHQLAAVKSLTWDPAQQAVVEKEAEDPGVSGPGNLSSEDLAAVVGLESYPLRHAALAEEEAQAWANAQWLKSRMCKVSGRAKCEGVGTVEPGKLVTLSGVGRRYSGDVFVTGVRHDFDTVQGWKTHVQFGSTDRWAADEQAMSSPKAGALVPGVSGLQVGTVVSNEDEDGEHRVRVRLPMVNNEEEGIWARVASPDAGEERGFFFRPEVGDEVVVGFLEDDPRSAIILGMLHSSAKAAPLQGSDDNHEKVYQSRSKMRIYLDDEKKVLQLETPAGNKITLSEEDKTLKLEDQNGNTLEMTADGIKLESVKSLELKAGTELKLESGTALNAKGGTELKLEGTSAAEVSSSAITKIKGGIVQLN; encoded by the coding sequence ATGCCCGAAGAGCGCTCACTTCCCATTCCGGCCGGGCACCGCGAGTTCACCGTGAAGGTGAACGGAGAGGTCGCCCCCCGCGAGCACCAGCTGCTCTCGGTCAGCATCACCCGCCAGGTCAACCGCCTGCCGTCCGCGCGCCTGTCGTACCTGGATGGCTCGGCGGCCTCCAGCGACTTCCCGGTGAGCAACGGCGACCTCTTCGTGCCGGGCAGCGAGATTGAAGTCCTGGCGGGCACGGGCGACGACCTCGTCTCCCTGTTCAAGGGCGTGGTCGTCCGCCAGGCGCTGAAGGTCCGCGAGCGCAGCGCGCCGCAGCTCCAGGTGGACTGCCGCCACAAGGCGCAGAAGCTCACCGTGGGGCGCAAGAGCGCCTACTACTTCGACCAGCCGGACAGCGACGTCCTCTCCTCGCTGCTGAGCCGCGCGGGCGTGGCCGCGGACGTGGAGGACACGTCCGTCACGCACAAGCAGCTGGTGCAGTTCAACGCCACCGACTGGGACTTCCTGCTCGCCCGGGCGGAGGCCAACGGGAAGCTGGTGCTCACCGACGGCGACCGGGTGGTGGTGAAGGCGCCGGACTTCGGCGGCTCCCCCGCGTGCACGCTGCACTTCGGCGCCACCATCCTGGAGCTGGACGCGGAGATGGATGCGCGGCACCAGCTCGCCGCCGTGAAGAGCCTGACGTGGGACCCCGCGCAGCAGGCCGTGGTGGAGAAGGAGGCCGAGGACCCCGGCGTCAGCGGCCCCGGCAACCTCTCCAGCGAGGACCTGGCCGCGGTGGTGGGCCTGGAGAGCTACCCGCTGCGCCACGCGGCGCTGGCCGAGGAGGAGGCGCAGGCATGGGCCAACGCGCAGTGGCTCAAGTCGAGGATGTGCAAGGTGAGCGGCCGCGCGAAGTGCGAGGGCGTGGGCACCGTCGAGCCGGGCAAGCTCGTCACCTTGAGCGGGGTGGGGCGGCGCTACAGCGGGGACGTCTTCGTCACGGGCGTGCGGCACGACTTCGACACCGTCCAGGGCTGGAAGACCCATGTGCAGTTCGGGAGCACGGACCGGTGGGCGGCGGATGAGCAGGCCATGTCCTCACCCAAGGCCGGCGCGCTCGTGCCCGGCGTCAGCGGGCTCCAGGTGGGCACCGTGGTGAGCAACGAGGACGAGGACGGCGAGCACCGCGTGCGCGTGCGCCTGCCCATGGTGAACAACGAGGAGGAGGGCATCTGGGCGCGAGTGGCCAGCCCCGACGCGGGCGAGGAGCGCGGCTTCTTCTTCCGGCCCGAGGTGGGGGACGAGGTGGTGGTGGGCTTCCTGGAGGACGACCCGAGGAGCGCCATCATCCTGGGCATGCTGCACAGCAGCGCGAAGGCGGCGCCGCTCCAGGGCTCGGATGACAACCACGAGAAGGTCTACCAGAGCCGCTCGAAGATGCGCATCTACCTGGACGACGAGAAGAAGGTCCTCCAGCTGGAGACGCCCGCGGGCAACAAAATCACGCTGAGCGAGGAGGACAAGACGCTCAAGCTCGAGGACCAGAACGGCAACACGCTCGAGATGACCGCGGACGGCATCAAGCTGGAGAGCGTCAAGTCGCTCGAGCTGAAGGCGGGCACGGAGCTGAAGCTGGAGTCCGGCACCGCGCTCAACGCCAAGGGCGGCACGGAGCTGAAGCTGGAGGGGACCTCCGCCGCGGAGGTCTCCAGCTCGGCCATCACCAAAATCAAGGGCGGCATCGTCCAGCTCAACTGA
- a CDS encoding phage tail sheath family protein, whose protein sequence is MPTYRTPDVYVEEIQTFPPSVAEVGTSIPAFIGWTEKATKATANDLLLKPTKVYSLKEYEGLFGYPAAPDIPVTVTEAGGVISAATVAPPTTWYLLYYAVKMFFDNGGAQCYVVSVGTYSPTPATSTFTLTGDASTSPVTGYGLQDGLDALSLEDEPTLVVIPEAVNMSSGDYTTLVQAVLAQCNRLRDRFAIFDIHGGGTSLDSAGLTANRGYFGNNFLKYGAAYYPFVKTAFNHYVSESEGNVKVALNGGSAAGLDTFKSTNTNVYNQVKQALKDHYITMPPSAAVAGIYAATDSARGVWKAPANMSLADVIEPVVKLDNLKQDDFNVDATTGKSINAVRAFAGKGTLVWGARTLAGNDNEWRYVNVRRFFSVVEESIKKSTYWAVFEPNDANTWVKVRGMIENYLTDKWREGALAGATPKDAFFVKCGLGSTMNPQDILEGRLNVEIGMAVVRPAEFIVLKFSHKLQTS, encoded by the coding sequence ATGCCCACCTACCGCACTCCTGATGTCTATGTAGAAGAGATACAGACGTTCCCTCCGTCCGTCGCGGAGGTGGGCACGTCGATTCCCGCCTTCATCGGCTGGACCGAGAAGGCCACCAAGGCCACCGCGAACGACCTGCTGCTGAAGCCCACCAAGGTCTACTCCCTCAAGGAGTACGAGGGCCTCTTCGGCTACCCGGCCGCGCCGGACATCCCGGTCACCGTCACGGAAGCGGGCGGGGTCATCTCCGCGGCCACCGTCGCGCCGCCCACCACGTGGTACCTGCTCTACTACGCGGTGAAGATGTTCTTCGATAACGGCGGAGCGCAGTGCTACGTCGTCTCCGTCGGGACGTACTCGCCCACGCCGGCCACCTCGACCTTCACCCTCACGGGTGACGCCAGCACCAGCCCCGTCACCGGCTATGGCCTGCAGGACGGCCTGGACGCGCTGTCGCTGGAGGACGAGCCCACGCTCGTCGTCATCCCCGAAGCGGTGAACATGAGCAGCGGGGACTACACCACGCTGGTGCAGGCCGTGCTCGCCCAGTGCAACCGGCTCCGGGACCGCTTCGCCATCTTCGACATCCACGGCGGCGGCACGAGCCTGGACTCGGCGGGGCTCACCGCCAACCGCGGCTACTTCGGCAACAACTTCCTGAAGTACGGCGCGGCCTACTACCCCTTCGTCAAGACGGCCTTCAACCACTACGTCTCCGAGTCGGAGGGCAACGTCAAGGTGGCCCTCAACGGGGGCAGCGCCGCGGGCCTGGACACCTTCAAGTCGACGAACACGAACGTCTACAACCAGGTGAAGCAGGCCCTGAAGGACCACTACATCACCATGCCGCCCAGCGCCGCCGTGGCGGGCATCTATGCCGCGACCGACTCCGCGCGAGGCGTGTGGAAGGCCCCGGCCAACATGAGCCTGGCGGACGTCATCGAGCCGGTGGTGAAGCTCGACAACCTCAAGCAGGACGACTTCAACGTCGACGCCACCACGGGCAAGTCCATCAACGCCGTGCGCGCCTTCGCGGGCAAGGGCACCCTGGTGTGGGGCGCTCGCACGCTGGCCGGCAACGACAACGAGTGGCGCTACGTGAATGTCCGCCGCTTCTTCAGCGTGGTGGAGGAGTCCATCAAGAAGTCCACCTATTGGGCCGTCTTCGAGCCCAATGACGCGAACACCTGGGTGAAGGTGCGCGGGATGATCGAGAACTACCTCACCGACAAGTGGCGGGAGGGAGCACTCGCGGGCGCCACGCCGAAGGATGCCTTCTTCGTCAAGTGTGGCCTCGGCTCGACGATGAACCCGCAGGACATCCTCGAGGGGCGGCTGAACGTCGAGATTGGCATGGCGGTGGTGCGGCCGGCCGAGTTCATCGTCCTCAAGTTCTCCCACAAGTTGCAGACGTCCTGA
- a CDS encoding PAAR domain-containing protein, translating into MPAAVKVGDTSNHGGTITGPGASTVLVKGVPGAVAGDLHVCSLPPNGHQPTASPFPSGSATVFFAGRPALRITDACACGAMAAVGEPTVIIN; encoded by the coding sequence ATGCCCGCCGCGGTCAAGGTTGGAGACACGAGCAATCACGGAGGCACCATCACCGGGCCCGGCGCGAGCACCGTGCTCGTCAAGGGTGTGCCGGGCGCGGTGGCGGGGGACCTCCACGTCTGCTCCTTGCCGCCCAACGGGCACCAGCCCACCGCGAGTCCCTTTCCCTCGGGCAGCGCCACGGTGTTCTTCGCCGGGCGGCCCGCGCTGCGCATCACCGACGCGTGCGCCTGTGGCGCCATGGCGGCGGTGGGCGAACCCACGGTCATCATCAACTGA
- a CDS encoding DUF5908 family protein — MPLIVDEVVITVEVTNAAAGGASPAAGGGGGGTEDKQALISECVEQVMELLRQREER; from the coding sequence ATGCCGCTCATCGTCGACGAGGTCGTCATCACCGTGGAGGTCACCAACGCCGCCGCGGGGGGCGCGTCACCCGCCGCTGGCGGTGGCGGCGGCGGCACCGAGGACAAGCAGGCGCTCATCAGTGAGTGCGTCGAACAGGTGATGGAGCTGCTGCGGCAGCGAGAGGAGCGCTGA
- a CDS encoding GPW/gp25 family protein — translation MASDVPGGTYTSFLGTGWSFPPRFDKESGEVRMHSDEEDIEASLRILFGTTEGERFLQPRYGLDMHELLFEPMSTTLRTFLKDRVRTAILIHEPRIQLLSLDVSSPDPNEGTLQIALEYEVRATNSRFNLVFPFYRTDSNEVRGATGASRR, via the coding sequence ATGGCCTCGGACGTTCCTGGTGGCACCTATACCTCCTTCCTCGGCACGGGCTGGAGCTTCCCGCCCCGCTTCGACAAGGAGAGCGGCGAGGTCCGGATGCACTCCGACGAGGAGGACATCGAAGCGAGCCTGCGCATCCTCTTCGGCACCACGGAGGGCGAGCGCTTCCTCCAGCCCCGGTACGGGCTGGACATGCACGAGCTGCTCTTCGAGCCGATGAGCACCACCCTGCGCACGTTCCTCAAGGACCGCGTGCGCACGGCCATCCTCATCCACGAGCCGCGCATCCAGTTGCTCTCGCTGGACGTGTCCAGCCCCGACCCCAACGAGGGCACGCTCCAGATTGCCCTCGAGTACGAGGTCCGCGCGACGAACTCGCGCTTCAACCTCGTCTTCCCTTTCTACCGGACCGACAGCAACGAGGTCCGGGGCGCCACTGGCGCTTCCCGCCGCTGA
- a CDS encoding acyl carrier protein, whose translation MNQPQLLAGLTRYVAEEILEGDAEDLLPTTPLLELGILNSLETARLMAFVEKQYGIRVPDDAMRVENLSSLKAIADMVYACAQARQA comes from the coding sequence ATGAATCAGCCGCAACTCCTTGCAGGACTGACCCGGTATGTCGCCGAAGAGATTCTCGAAGGGGATGCGGAGGACCTCCTCCCCACCACGCCCCTGCTCGAGCTCGGCATCCTCAACTCCCTGGAGACCGCGCGGCTGATGGCCTTCGTCGAGAAGCAGTACGGCATCCGCGTGCCCGACGACGCGATGCGCGTGGAGAACCTCTCGTCGCTGAAGGCAATCGCAGACATGGTCTACGCCTGCGCACAGGCTCGCCAGGCGTAG
- a CDS encoding CIS tube protein — protein MSDRGTLERLVIKAYEKADYSGQPLSQFEAFINPNEITLAYEMEYDSAQGSGTTNSRMNFKKVKPGDMSLTFFIDGTGASGRPASVQDKVEQFQAVTGYNGNIHRPNYLKVGWGTLQIKRCVLKSASIAYKLFKPDGVPLRAIITANFTDNSDDQTRVAMAQDQSPDLTHFRLVKAGDDLPSLCHQIYGDPRLYLQVARANGIDDFRNLVPGTKLRFPPLEK, from the coding sequence GTGAGCGACCGGGGGACATTGGAGCGGCTGGTCATCAAGGCCTACGAGAAGGCGGACTACTCGGGTCAGCCCCTCAGCCAGTTCGAGGCCTTCATCAATCCCAACGAAATCACGCTGGCGTACGAGATGGAGTACGACAGCGCGCAGGGCTCCGGCACGACGAACAGCCGGATGAACTTCAAGAAGGTGAAGCCCGGGGACATGTCCCTGACCTTCTTCATCGACGGCACCGGCGCCAGCGGCCGTCCCGCCAGCGTGCAGGACAAGGTCGAGCAGTTCCAGGCGGTGACGGGCTACAACGGCAACATCCACCGGCCCAACTACCTCAAGGTCGGGTGGGGCACGCTGCAGATCAAGCGCTGCGTGCTCAAGAGCGCGAGCATCGCCTACAAGCTGTTCAAGCCGGATGGGGTGCCCCTGCGCGCCATCATCACCGCGAACTTCACGGACAACTCCGATGACCAGACGCGCGTGGCGATGGCGCAGGACCAGTCGCCGGACCTGACGCACTTCCGGCTGGTGAAGGCGGGCGATGACCTGCCCTCGCTCTGCCATCAAATCTACGGAGACCCGCGCCTGTACCTGCAGGTGGCGCGGGCCAACGGCATCGACGACTTCCGCAACCTGGTCCCCGGCACGAAGCTCCGCTTCCCGCCGCTGGAGAAGTAG